A stretch of Crossiella cryophila DNA encodes these proteins:
- a CDS encoding GNAT family N-acetyltransferase: MQDIPAPRRTGRWPFRRGSPPPLAETLWRIRVTVPDTPGALARLTARLGRLRVNILALDVHPLAEGAVDELVIRAPADLAENTLVNALIEGGGGDVRVAPAAVSALADEPTRAVLLATWLAEDPDDLPRVLHQLLSGAELSWVEHEHTEALDGGSLRLRHPDGGTFLAERPGLAFTPAEFARARAMITLAHRLPPPPGRMVQLGERTAVLRRARPQDLDGLLDLHARCSPETLRRRYLGAPQTSRRALRTLVSRWSTHTLLALCDTEVVGTGSVFWDGDSAEVAFLVRDDWQNRGLGRELLRRLVDTAVAGQVRSICLHTYADNTAVLHLARLLGHPVRRSIADGVLTLELAPAAAVTR, translated from the coding sequence ATGCAGGACATCCCGGCCCCGCGCCGCACCGGCCGCTGGCCGTTCCGCCGTGGCTCGCCGCCCCCGCTCGCCGAGACGCTGTGGCGGATCCGGGTCACCGTGCCGGACACCCCTGGCGCGCTGGCCCGGCTGACCGCCCGGCTGGGCAGGCTGCGGGTCAACATCCTGGCCCTGGACGTGCATCCGCTGGCTGAGGGCGCGGTGGACGAGCTGGTCATCCGCGCACCCGCCGATCTCGCGGAGAACACGCTGGTCAACGCCCTGATCGAGGGTGGCGGCGGCGATGTGCGGGTGGCCCCGGCCGCGGTCAGCGCGCTGGCCGACGAACCGACCAGGGCGGTGCTGCTGGCGACCTGGCTGGCCGAGGATCCCGACGACCTGCCCAGGGTGCTGCACCAGCTGCTCAGCGGCGCCGAGCTGAGCTGGGTGGAGCACGAGCACACCGAGGCCCTCGACGGCGGCAGCCTGCGGTTGCGGCACCCCGACGGCGGCACCTTCCTGGCCGAACGCCCAGGGCTGGCCTTCACCCCTGCCGAGTTCGCCAGGGCCCGCGCGATGATCACCCTCGCGCACCGGCTGCCGCCCCCGCCTGGCCGGATGGTGCAGCTGGGCGAGCGCACCGCGGTGCTGCGCCGGGCCCGCCCGCAGGACCTGGACGGCCTGCTCGACCTGCACGCCCGCTGCTCGCCGGAGACCCTGCGCCGCCGCTACCTCGGCGCGCCGCAGACCAGCAGGCGAGCACTGCGCACCCTGGTCAGCCGCTGGTCCACGCACACCCTGCTGGCCCTGTGCGACACCGAGGTGGTCGGCACCGGCAGCGTGTTCTGGGACGGCGACAGCGCCGAGGTGGCCTTCCTGGTCCGCGACGACTGGCAGAACCGCGGCCTGGGCCGGGAACTGCTGCGGCGGCTGGTGGACACGGCGGTGGCCGGTCAGGTGCGCTCGATCTGCCTGCACACCTACGCCGACAACACCGCCGTGCTGCACCTCGCACGCCTGCTGGGCCACCCGGTGCGGCGCAGCATCGCCGACGGGGTGCTCACCCTCGAACTGGCCCCGGCGGCCGCGGTCACCAGGTGA
- a CDS encoding cytochrome P450 — MTNAVEIPLFMTRDGLSPSAELTGVRRDEAVRKIQLDMFGVRGDAWIITRHEDVRAGLADHTKFSNDPRTRGERNTPPVGMTAEEAARLRKANILVMDPPDHTQVRRLLMPEFTMRRMRRLEDRITAIVQEHLDLLEKLGRGADLVANFALPIPSLVICELLGVPYADRAEFQARSERQMDTMVPPAERAELTRESQAYMRSLVTRARVDPGEDLIGMLVREHGATVDDDELVNIAALLLLAGHETTSNMLGIGTYALLTHPEQLAWLRANPDKTDSAVEELMRYLSVVAAGVPRIAAQDIELHGHQIKTGDMVMFVLSSANRDPELLDRPDELILDRPARPHLAFGHGAHHCLGAPLARAEMRTAFRALLDRFPNLALAVPAEQIRFRPYQAVYGVAELPITW, encoded by the coding sequence ATGACCAACGCGGTGGAGATCCCGCTGTTCATGACGCGGGACGGACTCTCACCCTCGGCCGAACTGACCGGGGTGCGCAGGGACGAGGCGGTCCGCAAGATCCAGCTGGACATGTTCGGGGTCCGGGGCGATGCCTGGATCATCACCCGGCACGAGGACGTGCGGGCCGGGCTGGCCGATCACACCAAGTTCAGCAACGACCCGCGGACCAGGGGCGAGCGGAACACGCCGCCGGTGGGCATGACCGCCGAGGAGGCCGCCCGGCTCCGCAAGGCCAACATCCTGGTGATGGACCCGCCGGACCACACCCAGGTGCGCAGGCTGCTGATGCCGGAGTTCACCATGCGCCGGATGCGGCGGCTGGAGGACCGGATCACCGCGATCGTCCAGGAGCACCTGGACCTGCTGGAGAAGCTCGGCCGCGGCGCCGACCTGGTGGCCAACTTCGCGCTGCCCATCCCCTCGCTGGTGATCTGCGAACTGCTCGGCGTGCCCTACGCCGACCGGGCCGAGTTCCAGGCCCGCTCCGAGCGGCAGATGGACACCATGGTGCCGCCGGCCGAGCGGGCCGAGCTGACCAGGGAGAGCCAGGCGTACATGCGCTCGCTGGTCACCAGGGCGCGGGTGGACCCCGGCGAGGACCTGATCGGCATGCTCGTCCGCGAGCACGGCGCCACCGTCGACGACGACGAGCTGGTCAACATCGCCGCGCTGCTGCTGCTCGCCGGGCACGAGACCACCTCGAACATGCTCGGCATCGGCACCTACGCGCTGCTCACCCACCCCGAGCAGCTCGCCTGGCTGCGCGCCAACCCGGACAAGACCGACAGCGCGGTCGAGGAGCTGATGCGCTACCTCAGCGTGGTGGCCGCCGGGGTGCCGCGGATCGCCGCCCAGGACATCGAGCTGCACGGCCACCAGATCAAGACCGGGGACATGGTCATGTTCGTGCTCTCCAGCGCCAACCGGGACCCGGAGCTGCTGGACCGCCCGGACGAGCTGATCCTGGACCGCCCGGCCCGCCCGCACCTGGCCTTCGGGCACGGCGCGCACCACTGCCTGGGCGCACCGCTGGCCAGGGCGGAGATGCGCACCGCCTTCCGCGCGCTGCTGGACCGCTTTCCCAACCTGGCGCTGGCCGTGCCTGCCGAGCAGATCCGGTTCCGGCCCTACCAGGCCGTGTACGGGGTGGCGGAGCTGCCGATCACCTGGTGA
- a CDS encoding metalloregulator ArsR/SmtB family transcription factor produces the protein MSHPDPDTEASVFRALADSTRRQILEDLRAGELTAGEIAARFTISGPSISRHLGVLKAAGLVRERRQANRIFYALVEERLALGVNRFLSAVCPEQALVRHRRRSNLEDQP, from the coding sequence ATGTCCCACCCGGACCCCGACACCGAGGCCAGCGTCTTCCGCGCGCTGGCCGACTCCACCCGCCGCCAGATCCTGGAAGACCTCCGCGCCGGTGAACTCACCGCAGGCGAGATCGCCGCCCGGTTCACCATCAGCGGCCCGTCGATCTCCCGGCACCTGGGCGTGCTCAAGGCGGCCGGGCTGGTCCGGGAGCGGCGGCAGGCGAACCGGATCTTCTACGCCCTGGTCGAGGAGCGGCTCGCCCTCGGCGTGAACCGGTTTCTCAGCGCGGTGTGCCCGGAGCAGGCGCTGGTCCGCCATCGCCGCCGATCGAACCTGGAGGACCAGCCATGA
- a CDS encoding DUF2071 domain-containing protein, whose translation MRMASVVARRLLVNYRVDPAVVARLLPDPLRPRLAGGWAVAGICLVRLAQVRPVGLPAALGLRSENAAHRFAVEWDTPDGVRTGVYLPRRHTDSAIAALVGGRLFPGRHRLAKFTVRETARELEIGCVSGDRRTRVWADVRLSGRFGRSELFGELDQAADFFTCGSGYSATRDPHRLDGVAMQAEQWRFEPVDLIGARSTFFDSLPAGSAALDHALLLRDTPATWTPLPSLRVSSAGQPVQA comes from the coding sequence ATGAGGATGGCCAGTGTGGTGGCGCGGCGGTTGCTGGTGAACTACCGCGTCGACCCGGCTGTGGTGGCCAGGCTGCTGCCCGATCCGTTGCGGCCGCGGCTGGCCGGGGGCTGGGCGGTGGCGGGGATCTGCCTGGTCCGGCTCGCCCAGGTGCGGCCGGTGGGGTTGCCCGCGGCGCTCGGACTGCGGTCGGAGAACGCGGCGCACCGCTTCGCCGTCGAGTGGGACACCCCCGACGGCGTCCGCACCGGGGTTTACCTGCCGCGGCGGCACACCGACTCGGCGATCGCCGCGCTGGTCGGGGGACGGCTGTTCCCCGGCAGGCACCGGCTCGCGAAGTTCACCGTGCGGGAGACCGCCAGGGAGCTGGAAATCGGCTGTGTCAGCGGGGATCGGCGGACCCGGGTGTGGGCGGACGTGCGACTGTCCGGGCGGTTCGGGCGCAGTGAGCTGTTCGGCGAACTCGACCAGGCAGCCGACTTCTTCACCTGCGGCAGCGGCTATTCCGCCACCCGCGACCCGCACCGCCTGGACGGGGTGGCCATGCAGGCCGAGCAATGGCGGTTCGAGCCGGTGGACCTGATCGGCGCCCGCTCCACCTTCTTCGACAGCCTGCCCGCCGGTTCGGCCGCCCTGGACCACGCCCTGCTGCTGCGCGACACCCCGGCCACCTGGACGCCGCTGCCCTCGCTGCGGGTCAGCTCAGCCGGACAGCCGGTGCAGGCGTAG
- a CDS encoding helix-turn-helix domain-containing protein: MSGSALARLLGLLASHAEAGQLTEPLAQARETGLPSAELRVLAEATEHALRIHRTLGQHRRREAELAALFDTAGDLAALRDVDAVLRSIVRRARLLLGTDLAYLSLNDETVGDTYMRVTDGSISTAFQRVRLGMGEGLGGRVAHTAEPAATSGYLGDTQFAHTPAIDAAVADEGLVSILGVPLRLADTVIGVLYAGERDARSFTPEEIALLASLADHAAIALDNARLLEETRAHHESLRRAEAAHDRLTDLVLRGGDVHDVAIAVAEVLGGGIAVRDAEGAVLARTGTAPPRVPAQAVAQARSSGRAVRCGRRWVCAVLAGSELLGTVVLTGRPELAEADQRLFERAGVVTALVLLLRRSVAEAENRVRGELLTDLLTATADPDALLARAARLGVDLGRGHVLLVAESARGRLGVAAARVARAAQGLAAGAVLLVPGADPGAVARAVAAELGTAVGGPVTVGGAGPVALEGSRAQAANGDGLAGIAAAHQEAGRCLRALTALGRRGEGAAIGELGFVGVLLGDRADVAGFVRDTLGAVLDYDARRGTELVRTLTEYFAHGCSPARTREALHVHVNTVTQRLERVADLLGADWPEPARALEIQLALRLHRLSG, from the coding sequence GTGAGCGGCTCCGCCCTTGCCAGGTTGCTCGGCCTGCTGGCGAGTCACGCCGAGGCCGGGCAACTCACCGAACCCCTTGCCCAGGCCAGGGAAACCGGGCTGCCCTCGGCCGAGTTGCGGGTGCTGGCCGAGGCCACCGAGCACGCGTTGCGCATCCACCGCACGCTCGGCCAGCACCGGCGGCGGGAGGCCGAACTGGCCGCGTTGTTCGACACCGCGGGCGATCTGGCCGCGCTGCGCGATGTGGACGCGGTGCTGCGTTCGATCGTGCGGCGGGCCAGGTTGTTGCTGGGCACCGATCTGGCCTACCTGAGCCTCAACGACGAGACCGTCGGCGACACCTACATGCGGGTCACCGACGGCTCGATCTCCACCGCGTTCCAACGGGTCCGGCTCGGCATGGGCGAGGGGCTGGGCGGGCGGGTCGCGCACACCGCCGAGCCAGCGGCCACCTCCGGCTACCTTGGCGACACCCAGTTCGCGCACACCCCGGCCATCGACGCCGCGGTGGCCGATGAGGGCCTGGTGTCCATCCTCGGCGTGCCGCTTCGCCTGGCCGACACCGTGATCGGCGTGCTGTACGCGGGTGAGCGGGATGCCCGTTCGTTCACCCCGGAGGAGATCGCGCTGCTGGCCAGCCTGGCCGACCACGCCGCGATCGCACTGGACAACGCCCGGCTGCTGGAGGAGACCCGCGCCCACCACGAGTCGCTGCGCCGGGCCGAGGCCGCGCACGACCGGCTCACCGACCTGGTGCTGCGCGGCGGCGACGTGCACGACGTGGCCATCGCGGTGGCCGAGGTGCTCGGCGGCGGCATCGCGGTCCGCGACGCCGAGGGCGCGGTGCTGGCCCGCACCGGCACCGCCCCGCCCCGGGTGCCCGCGCAGGCGGTGGCACAGGCCAGATCCAGCGGGCGGGCGGTGCGCTGCGGGCGGCGCTGGGTGTGCGCGGTGCTGGCCGGGTCGGAACTGCTGGGCACGGTGGTGCTGACCGGGCGGCCCGAACTGGCCGAGGCCGATCAGCGGCTGTTCGAGCGGGCCGGGGTGGTGACCGCGCTGGTGCTGTTGCTGCGCCGCTCGGTGGCCGAGGCGGAGAACCGGGTGCGCGGCGAACTGCTCACGGATCTCCTTACCGCCACGGCGGATCCGGACGCGTTGCTGGCGCGGGCGGCCCGGCTGGGTGTGGACCTGGGGCGTGGGCACGTGCTGCTGGTGGCGGAGAGCGCGCGCGGACGGCTGGGCGTGGCGGCGGCCAGGGTGGCGCGGGCGGCGCAGGGGCTGGCCGCGGGCGCGGTGCTACTGGTGCCCGGGGCCGATCCGGGTGCGGTGGCCAGGGCGGTGGCCGCGGAACTGGGCACGGCGGTCGGTGGACCGGTCACGGTCGGCGGGGCCGGACCGGTGGCCCTGGAAGGCTCCCGCGCACAGGCCGCCAACGGCGACGGCCTGGCCGGGATCGCGGCGGCACACCAGGAAGCCGGGCGATGCCTGCGCGCGCTGACCGCGCTGGGTCGGCGGGGCGAGGGCGCGGCCATCGGCGAACTGGGTTTCGTCGGCGTGCTGTTGGGCGACCGGGCCGACGTGGCCGGCTTCGTCCGCGACACCCTGGGCGCCGTGCTGGACTACGACGCGCGCCGCGGCACCGAACTGGTGCGCACGCTCACCGAGTACTTCGCGCACGGCTGCTCCCCCGCGCGCACCAGGGAAGCCCTGCACGTGCACGTCAACACGGTCACCCAGCGCCTGGAACGGGTCGCCGACCTGCTCGGCGCGGACTGGCCGGAACCCGCCCGCGCACTGGAGATCCAGCTCGCGCTACGCCTGCACCGGCTGTCCGGCTGA
- a CDS encoding MFS transporter, which yields MSVPTATSRSSITRIVGASMIGTTIEWYDFFLYGSAAALVFNTLFFPTSDPLTGTLLAFVTYAIGFIARPLGGIVFGHYGDRLGRKKLLVISLLMMGGATFLIGLLPTYATIGAAAPLLLTLLRLIQGFALGGEWGGAVLIVSEHGDAKRRGYWASWPQAGVPAGNLLATAVLAVLAAVQPEADFLEWGWRIPFLLSGALVAVGLWIRLAVSESPVFLEAQAKAEQTGEREAPPIIRVLREHRREVLVAMGARFAENVCYYILTAFILVYLTGPLGLPKSTGLNAVLIASAIHFISIPLWGALSDRLGRKPVYLFGAIGTGLWGFAFFALLDTKSFWLITLGTTIGLVLHGAMYGPQAAFFSELFGTRVRYSGASIGYQLASIFAGALAPLIATALLQQFGTSFPISVYLFLAAVLTTVAVLLSRETRGEELG from the coding sequence ATGTCCGTCCCCACCGCCACCAGCCGCTCCTCGATCACCCGGATCGTCGGCGCGAGCATGATCGGCACCACCATCGAGTGGTACGACTTCTTCCTCTACGGCTCGGCCGCCGCGCTGGTGTTCAACACGCTGTTCTTCCCCACCTCCGACCCGCTCACCGGCACCCTGCTGGCCTTCGTCACCTACGCCATCGGCTTCATCGCCCGGCCGTTGGGCGGCATCGTCTTCGGGCACTACGGTGACCGGCTGGGCCGGAAGAAACTGCTGGTGATCAGCCTGCTGATGATGGGAGGGGCGACCTTCCTGATCGGCCTGCTGCCCACCTACGCCACCATCGGCGCGGCCGCGCCACTGCTGCTCACCCTGCTGCGGCTGATCCAGGGCTTCGCGCTGGGCGGCGAATGGGGCGGGGCGGTGCTGATCGTCTCCGAGCACGGTGACGCGAAACGGCGTGGCTACTGGGCGTCCTGGCCGCAGGCCGGGGTGCCCGCTGGCAACCTGCTGGCCACCGCGGTGCTGGCGGTGCTGGCCGCGGTGCAGCCGGAGGCCGACTTCCTGGAGTGGGGCTGGCGGATCCCGTTCCTGCTCTCCGGCGCGCTGGTCGCGGTCGGGCTGTGGATCCGGCTGGCCGTGTCCGAGTCGCCGGTGTTCCTGGAGGCCCAGGCCAAGGCCGAGCAGACCGGCGAACGCGAGGCCCCGCCGATCATCCGGGTGCTGCGCGAGCACCGGCGCGAGGTGCTGGTGGCCATGGGCGCCCGCTTCGCCGAGAACGTCTGCTACTACATCCTGACCGCGTTCATCCTGGTCTACCTCACCGGACCGCTGGGCCTGCCCAAGTCCACCGGGCTCAACGCGGTGCTGATCGCCTCGGCCATCCACTTCATCTCGATCCCGTTGTGGGGCGCGCTGTCCGACCGGCTCGGCCGCAAACCGGTGTACCTGTTCGGCGCGATCGGCACCGGCCTGTGGGGCTTCGCCTTCTTCGCCCTGCTGGACACCAAATCGTTCTGGCTGATCACCCTGGGCACCACGATCGGGCTGGTGCTGCACGGCGCGATGTACGGGCCGCAGGCGGCGTTCTTCTCCGAACTCTTCGGCACCAGGGTCCGCTACTCGGGGGCCTCGATCGGCTACCAGCTGGCCTCGATCTTCGCCGGGGCGCTGGCGCCGCTGATCGCCACCGCGTTGCTGCAGCAGTTCGGCACCTCCTTCCCGATCTCGGTGTACCTGTTCCTGGCCGCGGTGCTCACCACCGTCGCGGTGCTGCTCTCCCGTGAGACCAGGGGCGAAGAACTCGGGTGA
- a CDS encoding 3-hydroxybutyrate dehydrogenase, with protein sequence MTTQPGLIGRTALVTGAASGIGLAISKMLAGAGATVHLVDKNGPAVHTAAEDYGGVAHEIDLSDPAAIDTLPSTVDILVNNAGMQHVAGISEFPPEVFRLMQDVMVTAPFLILRRVLPHMYARRWGRVVNISSVHGLRASPFKSAYVAAKHGLEGLSKVVALEGAPYGVTSNCLNPAYVRTPLVEKQVTDLSHAHRISEKEVLTDILLDRTAVKRLLEPVQVAEAVLWLCEQQSGHLTGISIPIDGGWTAR encoded by the coding sequence ATGACCACTCAACCAGGGCTGATCGGGCGCACCGCACTGGTCACCGGCGCCGCCAGCGGCATCGGACTGGCCATCTCCAAGATGCTGGCCGGCGCGGGCGCGACCGTGCACCTGGTCGACAAGAACGGTCCGGCGGTGCACACCGCGGCCGAGGACTACGGCGGGGTGGCGCACGAGATCGATCTGAGCGACCCGGCCGCGATCGACACCCTTCCGTCCACAGTGGACATCCTGGTGAACAACGCAGGCATGCAGCACGTGGCCGGGATCAGCGAGTTCCCGCCGGAGGTGTTCCGGCTGATGCAGGACGTGATGGTCACCGCGCCGTTCCTCATCCTGCGCCGGGTGCTGCCGCACATGTACGCCCGCCGCTGGGGCCGGGTGGTCAACATCTCCTCGGTGCACGGCCTGCGCGCCAGCCCGTTCAAATCCGCCTACGTCGCGGCCAAGCACGGCCTGGAGGGGCTGAGCAAGGTGGTCGCGCTGGAGGGCGCGCCGTACGGGGTGACCAGCAACTGCCTCAACCCCGCCTACGTGCGCACCCCCCTGGTGGAGAAGCAGGTCACCGACCTCTCGCACGCCCACCGGATCAGCGAGAAGGAGGTCCTCACCGACATCCTGCTGGACCGAACAGCGGTGAAACGACTCCTGGAACCAGTGCAGGTAGCCGAAGCGGTCCTATGGCTCTGCGAACAACAAAGCGGCCACCTGACCGGCATCTCCATCCCCATCGACGGCGGCTGGACCGCCAGATGA
- a CDS encoding DUF5914 domain-containing protein: MPRRGLPLRLLSTPAWPDQEPTWREAKPALIAAALKRAQARPAGNWFVLSASGEVPATAPFGRTIAGVEVVAWRGTDGRLHAGPGACPHLGAPLCQAAVHGGKLLCRWHGLALGPAGFPGWRPFPAHDDGVLAWVRLDSVGGEDPLPEPVLPQRPAPGSLAAVATVIGRCEPEDVVANRLDPWHGAWFHPYSFANLRVVSAPEQETEEDRFLVEVTFKLGGRFGVPVLAAFTCPEPRTVVMHIVEGEGQGSVVETHATPLGPGRTAVIEATIAHSDRPGFRFAKAAAPVVRPLMRWAAERLWRDDLDYAERRYALRRKGLFPG; the protein is encoded by the coding sequence ATGCCTCGCCGTGGTCTGCCGTTGCGGTTGCTGTCCACCCCAGCCTGGCCGGACCAGGAGCCGACCTGGCGCGAGGCCAAGCCCGCCCTGATCGCCGCCGCGCTCAAACGTGCCCAGGCCCGCCCGGCCGGGAACTGGTTCGTGCTCTCGGCCAGCGGCGAGGTCCCGGCGACCGCGCCGTTCGGCCGCACCATCGCCGGGGTCGAGGTGGTGGCCTGGCGCGGTACCGACGGCCGCCTGCACGCCGGACCAGGGGCCTGCCCGCACCTGGGCGCGCCGCTGTGCCAGGCCGCGGTGCACGGCGGGAAGTTGTTGTGCCGCTGGCACGGCCTGGCCCTTGGCCCGGCGGGCTTCCCCGGCTGGCGGCCCTTCCCGGCACACGACGACGGCGTGCTGGCCTGGGTCCGCCTGGACTCGGTCGGCGGCGAGGACCCGCTGCCGGAACCCGTGCTGCCGCAACGCCCCGCGCCCGGTTCGCTGGCCGCGGTGGCCACCGTGATCGGCCGCTGCGAACCGGAGGACGTGGTGGCCAACCGCCTCGATCCCTGGCACGGCGCCTGGTTCCACCCCTACTCCTTCGCCAACCTGCGGGTGGTCTCCGCGCCGGAGCAGGAGACCGAGGAGGACCGGTTCCTGGTCGAGGTGACCTTCAAACTGGGCGGACGGTTCGGCGTGCCGGTGCTGGCCGCGTTCACCTGCCCGGAACCACGCACGGTGGTGATGCACATCGTCGAGGGCGAGGGGCAGGGCAGCGTGGTGGAAACCCATGCCACGCCACTGGGTCCGGGCCGCACCGCGGTGATCGAGGCGACCATCGCGCACTCCGACCGGCCCGGTTTCCGGTTCGCCAAGGCCGCCGCGCCGGTGGTGCGGCCGCTGATGCGGTGGGCGGCGGAACGGTTGTGGCGGGACGACCTCGACTACGCCGAACGGCGGTACGCGTTGCGCCGCAAGGGTCTTTTCCCCGGTTGA
- a CDS encoding FAD-dependent oxidoreductase — translation MIPLGTDRRAVKHLPRGTRPDVSHLSAPPRVVVIGGGIAGLAAATALSDRGVEVVLLEREDYLGGRVGGWPVTLSDGSRVTMTRGFHAFFRQYYNLRQLLRRADPDLRALTPLTDYPLLHSNGHADTFAGLPRTPPLNAAAFVLRSPTFSWAELSTVDARRAMTLLDVRVPETYAELDHLDAVEFLDRIGFPAAARDLAFEVFSRSFFSDPRLLSAAELAVMFHIYFLGSSEGLVFDVAADPFPHGLWEPLGRYLSGRGVEIRTGVRVGAVEPSARRRYAVHLADALAPLEADAVVLATDVGGLRTIVGDSPGIATADWRGAVSRLRTAPRFGVLRLWLDRPVRADRAGFLGTAGFGPLDNISVLDRYEHQARDWAARRDGSVVELHAYALPVDAVLGDVRAELLAQLGKVYPETVDARIVDERFEIRSDCPLFLPGTYQDRLEVRTPEDYLVVAGDHVRTGLPVALMERAATAGFQAANALLGNWDVQGRTLWTVPTQGRSPLLRTIARRLR, via the coding sequence ATGATCCCGCTGGGCACCGATCGCCGCGCGGTGAAACACCTGCCGCGCGGCACCCGCCCCGACGTCAGCCACCTGTCCGCGCCGCCAAGGGTGGTGGTGATCGGCGGCGGGATCGCCGGACTGGCCGCGGCCACCGCGCTGTCCGACCGCGGCGTCGAGGTGGTGCTGCTGGAACGGGAGGACTACCTGGGCGGGCGGGTCGGCGGCTGGCCGGTGACCCTGTCCGACGGCAGCCGGGTGACCATGACCCGCGGCTTCCACGCCTTCTTCCGCCAGTACTACAACCTGCGCCAGCTGCTCCGCCGCGCCGACCCTGACCTGCGCGCGCTCACCCCGCTGACCGACTACCCGCTGCTGCACAGCAACGGCCACGCCGACACCTTCGCCGGACTGCCCAGGACCCCGCCGCTCAACGCCGCCGCGTTCGTGTTGCGCAGCCCCACCTTCTCCTGGGCCGAACTGTCCACAGTGGACGCGCGCAGGGCGATGACGCTGCTGGACGTGCGGGTGCCGGAGACCTACGCCGAACTCGACCACCTGGACGCGGTGGAGTTCCTGGACCGCATCGGATTCCCCGCCGCTGCAAGGGATCTGGCCTTCGAGGTGTTCTCCCGCAGCTTCTTCAGCGACCCGCGGCTGCTGTCCGCGGCCGAACTGGCGGTGATGTTCCACATCTACTTCCTCGGCTCCAGCGAGGGCCTGGTCTTCGACGTGGCCGCCGACCCGTTCCCACACGGCCTGTGGGAACCGCTGGGCCGCTACCTGTCCGGGCGCGGCGTGGAGATCCGCACCGGCGTGCGGGTCGGCGCGGTGGAACCCAGCGCCCGCCGCCGCTACGCCGTGCACCTGGCCGACGCGCTGGCTCCCCTGGAGGCCGACGCGGTGGTGCTGGCCACCGATGTCGGCGGCCTGCGCACCATTGTCGGCGACTCCCCCGGCATCGCCACCGCCGACTGGCGCGGCGCGGTCAGCAGGCTGCGCACCGCACCCCGATTCGGTGTGCTGCGGCTGTGGCTGGACCGGCCGGTGCGCGCCGACCGGGCCGGATTCCTGGGCACCGCGGGCTTCGGGCCGCTGGACAACATCAGCGTGCTGGACCGCTACGAGCACCAGGCCCGCGACTGGGCCGCCCGGCGGGACGGCTCGGTGGTCGAACTGCACGCCTACGCGCTGCCGGTGGACGCGGTGCTCGGCGATGTGCGGGCGGAACTGCTGGCCCAACTGGGCAAGGTGTACCCGGAGACGGTGGACGCCCGGATCGTGGACGAGCGCTTCGAGATCCGCTCGGACTGCCCGCTGTTCCTGCCCGGCACCTACCAGGACCGCCTCGAGGTGCGCACTCCCGAGGACTACCTGGTGGTGGCCGGGGATCACGTGCGCACCGGGCTGCCGGTGGCGCTGATGGAACGGGCCGCCACCGCCGGGTTCCAGGCAGCGAATGCCTTGCTGGGCAACTGGGACGTGCAGGGCCGGACACTGTGGACGGTGCCGACCCAGGGCCGCAGCCCACTGTTACGAACCATCGCCCGCCGCTTGCGCTAA
- a CDS encoding class I SAM-dependent methyltransferase: MNRALDADELQSEFDAHARRYDLLVGANLGYHRDLRRAAARLGLREQGGGQRVLDLGCGTGASTAAILAAYPLATVVGADASGGMLAAARGKPWPGSVTFVQARAERLAAAGVRGPFDAIFAGYLLRNVADPDAVLADLRTLLRPGGHLVLHDYTLDGRPLSRAVWTAVCWGVIIPAGLLATGRTGLYRYLWRSVLDFDRVGALRERLRDNGFTEVRAGSAGGWQRGVTHTVRGRRQLDGGTA; this comes from the coding sequence ATGAACCGAGCGCTGGACGCCGATGAACTGCAGAGCGAGTTCGACGCGCACGCCCGGCGGTATGACCTGCTGGTCGGCGCCAACCTCGGTTACCACCGCGATCTGCGCCGCGCCGCGGCCCGGCTGGGCCTGCGCGAACAGGGCGGCGGGCAGCGGGTGCTGGACCTGGGCTGCGGCACCGGGGCCTCCACCGCCGCCATCCTGGCCGCCTACCCGCTGGCCACCGTGGTCGGCGCGGACGCCTCCGGCGGCATGCTGGCGGCCGCGCGGGGCAAACCCTGGCCGGGCAGCGTGACCTTCGTCCAGGCCAGGGCCGAGCGGCTGGCCGCGGCCGGGGTGCGTGGGCCGTTCGACGCGATCTTCGCCGGGTACCTGCTGCGCAACGTGGCCGACCCGGACGCCGTGCTGGCCGACCTGCGCACGCTGCTGCGTCCCGGCGGCCACCTGGTGCTGCACGACTACACCCTGGACGGCCGCCCGCTCAGCCGCGCGGTGTGGACCGCGGTGTGCTGGGGCGTGATCATCCCGGCCGGGCTGCTGGCCACCGGCCGCACCGGGCTCTACCGCTACCTGTGGCGCAGCGTGCTGGACTTCGACCGGGTCGGCGCCCTGCGGGAACGGTTGCGCGACAACGGGTTCACCGAGGTCAGGGCCGGATCGGCCGGGGGCTGGCAACGCGGGGTCACGCACACCGTGCGCGGGCGCAGGCAACTCGACGGAGGCACCGCATGA